In Vicia villosa cultivar HV-30 ecotype Madison, WI linkage group LG7, Vvil1.0, whole genome shotgun sequence, the DNA window CGGTTATGACCAGAAACAGGATCATCTtcaatcaaagaaagcattacaTCAATAAAATCATATTCTTTGCTTGAATTATTCACACCAACATGTTCTTCAACCCATCTACCAGCAACTATATCCAAATCTCTAGCAACTCTTTTTATAGATTTTAGCAATTTtccttcaaaaccaaaccaaccaagAATTGGAATCAAATCCTTAGGAACAAACTCACCAGAAATATACATAAATTCTTTTATAAGTTTCACAATATTTCCATGTGCTTCAACATCATCTACATCTTGCAAATACTCAAAATACTTTTTCCCACAaatcatctttgtcattatgttagATGTTAACCTTTCCAACCATTCACTAATCACAACCTTAACCTTTCCATCTTTAACATAAAAGGAGAGATCCTTAATCAAAGTATCAATCTCCGATTCGTAAACATGTCTCAACGATTCCATTCGGCGTGACGAAAGTAATTCAAGCATGGCTATTTTTCTTAGCTTAGTCCAATATGGACCATATGGTGCAAATGCAAATCCAGCAAAGTTATAACCAAGGTAGATTCCATGACTTGACTTTGGTCTTGAAGCTAAGATTTTGTCATTTGTGGTGAAacattctttgattgcttcttgGTTGGAAATAACAAGGGCAGGGTATGCTCCTAAGTTGATTTGGAAGATTGGACCATATTTGTCCGAAAAAGAAGCAAATATTCTTGCAAGGGGGGTTTGGTTTCCTAGTAAATGGAGATGACCTATGAAAGGTAAGGCATATGATGGTTGTGGGGGTGTCTTACCCTTTGATTTGTTACTAAGTTTTTTGATCCTCCATATATTGTATAGAAGTACTAATGCTATAGCAAGTACAATAGTTGTAGGATTTGAAAAGAAATTATCCATTTTTGAGAGAGTAAAGATGGGTCACATGATTTTTGAGAAGAGAGATGTCCTTGTTTTCTTATATAGTGGTAGAAAGAAAGAGATAATAATAATGGAACGTTGCATTAAAACCATATACAAATACCGGTCACATTTGTTTATTAAGCAAAGACTTGTACTTGGATGTGACTTAAACCAAATGAAGTAATTGCTTTTGGGAGAAAAAAATGGCCTTATATCTCTAAAAACTTTTTTTGACTTAGTAGACACTAGTGCATGTTTTGACttaatcaaaaaatcatcaagTAATATGAAAATCCTATAATTGACATTAGATTCATAACATCTACATTGTTATGATTTAAACCAATCTAATTGTCAAATCATTTTATATTGTGTTGGTAATTATGTCTATAAAGTTTCAAATAATTTACAcacatattaatatatttttaagagaTAATAGGTATTTACTCTCTGTCATATAGCGAGATTCGATTTACcccctattaatattttttttggattaccccctgtatttttagggtaccccctaaacgtgtaaaaaaaagtgaaaaaccaGTGGGGTAAATCAAAGAAACAAGTTTACAGAGGGGTCCTAGGGAGGTAAATcatagaacttttcatatttcaagggggtaatccaaaaaaaatattaatagggg includes these proteins:
- the LOC131618157 gene encoding cytochrome P450 CYP82J17-like — encoded protein: MDNFFSNPTTIVLAIALVLLYNIWRIKKLSNKSKGKTPPQPSYALPFIGHLHLLGNQTPLARIFASFSDKYGPIFQINLGAYPALVISNQEAIKECFTTNDKILASRPKSSHGIYLGYNFAGFAFAPYGPYWTKLRKIAMLELLSSRRMESLRHVYESEIDTLIKDLSFYVKDGKVKVVISEWLERLTSNIMTKMICGKKYFEYLQDVDDVEAHGNIVKLIKEFMYISGEFVPKDLIPILGWFGFEGKLLKSIKRVARDLDIVAGRWVEEHVGVNNSSKEYDFIDVMLSLIEDDPVSGHNRDTIIKANVMNLMLAGSDTTSTTMTWVLAMLLNNKNALKLAQEEIDHHIGKNRRVESSDIKNLVYLQAIFKETLRLYPPAPLLVPHEATEDCYIQDYYVPKGTRVFANVWKLHRDPSIWLEPEKFSPERFINEKGEIDHDGHHFEYLPFGLGRRACPGYMFATQLSLITLARLIHGFDFEVPVDEVVDMREGLGLTLPKLTPLQVLLTPRLPFELYQ